A window from Photobacterium sp. DA100 encodes these proteins:
- a CDS encoding AMP-binding protein, which produces MTQPLPNEMILKWAEERADDVYLRQIINRQFVDFTYAEVADKALRLVSALRAQGFKPGDRIALMSKNCAEWFISDLALMLGSYISVPIFPTAGPETIEHCLTHSESKAVLIGKLDDSKAAISVMEKHPDILSIAFNYPSAPKCDHDFNTLLSQHAPSEERPKHQQDDLMSIVYTSGTSGLPKGAMLSYGSFAWSAQRLVDHIGMQEGERLFSYLPLAHITERVYIFGSSVMSGMQVAFPESLDTFIDDVKMHRPTLFISVPRLWTVFQQRILEKLPQAKLNILLKIPFISGVIKRKLADGLGLNKARVLGCGSAPVSPALLRWYESIGLNITEAWGMTESFAYSTLNHPFRSDKIGTVGNAGPGVEIKVSADEEILVRGMGLFSGYYKNEEATKEMFDEDGWLHTGDIGFMDEDGYLSIQGRKNDTFKTAKGKFVSPVPIEKRIFELANIEMMCVVGSGMPAPILLAVPHDFPNFDRERYARTAERVINTLNQELESHAKIKGVLMIKEPWSIENGILTPTLKIKRHLLEKKYHDIGANWPKDKLVQWEE; this is translated from the coding sequence ATGACTCAACCACTGCCAAATGAAATGATTCTCAAATGGGCAGAAGAACGCGCAGATGATGTGTATCTTCGCCAGATCATCAACCGACAATTTGTAGATTTCACCTATGCAGAGGTAGCTGACAAAGCGTTGAGGCTTGTCAGCGCTCTCCGTGCCCAAGGGTTCAAACCTGGTGATCGTATCGCCCTGATGTCCAAGAACTGTGCTGAATGGTTCATTTCCGACCTCGCACTGATGCTGGGAAGCTATATCAGCGTACCGATCTTCCCCACGGCCGGCCCGGAAACGATCGAGCACTGCTTGACCCACAGTGAATCGAAAGCAGTGCTGATCGGTAAGCTTGATGATAGCAAGGCCGCTATCTCGGTAATGGAAAAACACCCTGATATTCTTTCCATTGCCTTCAACTACCCATCTGCGCCGAAGTGTGACCACGACTTCAATACCTTGCTGTCCCAACACGCTCCCTCTGAAGAGCGTCCCAAGCACCAGCAAGATGATTTGATGTCAATTGTCTATACCTCCGGTACTTCAGGGCTACCCAAAGGGGCAATGCTAAGTTATGGCTCATTTGCCTGGTCGGCACAACGACTGGTTGACCACATCGGCATGCAAGAGGGCGAGCGCCTTTTCTCTTATCTGCCACTCGCCCACATAACCGAGCGCGTCTATATTTTCGGCTCATCCGTGATGTCAGGAATGCAAGTAGCCTTCCCTGAATCACTCGATACCTTTATCGACGACGTTAAAATGCACCGCCCGACCCTGTTCATTTCGGTTCCGCGCCTGTGGACAGTGTTCCAGCAACGTATTTTGGAAAAGCTGCCGCAAGCTAAACTCAACATCCTGCTTAAGATTCCGTTCATTTCGGGCGTCATAAAACGCAAGTTAGCTGACGGACTGGGCTTGAACAAGGCTCGAGTCCTAGGCTGTGGTTCTGCACCTGTGTCGCCAGCCCTGCTGCGTTGGTACGAAAGCATCGGTCTCAACATAACCGAAGCTTGGGGGATGACGGAGAGCTTTGCATACAGCACACTCAACCACCCATTCCGCAGTGATAAAATCGGTACCGTTGGTAATGCCGGCCCTGGCGTCGAAATCAAGGTCTCAGCCGATGAAGAAATCTTGGTCCGCGGTATGGGGTTATTCTCCGGCTATTACAAAAACGAAGAAGCAACCAAAGAAATGTTCGATGAGGATGGCTGGCTGCATACCGGTGACATCGGCTTTATGGATGAGGACGGCTACCTGTCAATTCAGGGGCGTAAAAATGACACCTTTAAAACTGCCAAAGGGAAATTTGTCTCACCGGTCCCAATCGAGAAGCGTATCTTCGAGCTTGCCAATATCGAAATGATGTGTGTGGTGGGTTCAGGTATGCCTGCCCCCATCTTGCTAGCGGTACCGCATGACTTCCCCAACTTTGACCGCGAGCGTTACGCACGTACGGCTGAGCGCGTTATTAATACCCTCAACCAAGAGCTTGAGTCACATGCCAAGATTAAGGGGGTGCTGATGATCAAAGAGCCTTGGAGTATTGAAAACGGTATTCTGACGCCAACATTGAAAATCAAGCGCCATCTTCTAGAGAAGAAGTATCACGATATTGGCGCTAACTGGCCGAAAGATAAACTGGTACAGTGGGAAGAATAA
- a CDS encoding YtxH domain-containing protein gives MLKYIVLALVGLGVYIGVTYKDQIEDLTNSRSFEDVQDVFEDVSDKASDTASELSEKFEELKQ, from the coding sequence ATGTTGAAATATATAGTATTGGCACTGGTTGGTTTGGGGGTTTATATCGGTGTGACTTATAAAGATCAAATAGAAGATCTCACCAATTCACGTTCATTCGAAGATGTACAGGATGTTTTTGAAGACGTTTCAGACAAAGCTTCAGATACTGCCAGTGAGCTGAGTGAAAAATTCGAAGAGCTGAAGCAATAG
- a CDS encoding DUF3389 domain-containing protein, whose translation MTIVFSAGRIIANQHEVVVRLDGTARVSLQAAVDDITLLGKGANVVTALGSGVNWSLRLDSEQQLKDLANVIGIAIQ comes from the coding sequence ATGACGATTGTTTTTTCAGCTGGCCGCATCATTGCCAATCAGCATGAAGTCGTGGTTCGGCTCGATGGGACTGCCCGGGTGTCGTTACAAGCCGCTGTTGATGATATTACACTGCTTGGCAAGGGAGCGAATGTGGTAACTGCCTTGGGCTCAGGAGTTAACTGGTCCCTCCGTTTAGACTCCGAGCAGCAACTCAAAGATTTGGCTAATGTCATTGGAATTGCCATTCAGTGA
- a CDS encoding DUF2797 domain-containing protein produces MLGTLSKMKSQLSNVVEYHLPVGDELLPLNPLIGKHLKLTHTGNIYCDACGKKTKKSYSQGHCFPCMKKLARCDMCIMKPETCHFAQGTCREPEWGEENCMVPHYVYLSNTSGLKVGITRHTQLPTRWIDQGATQALPILKVKTRQISGLAEIALAELVADKTNWRAMLKGDNSPIALKEEAQRLLPEVAQKVNQLLELYGEDAVEQLEEEIVEIQYPVTEYPKKIASHNFDKEPVVEGILLGIKGQYLIFDTGVINIRKFTSYEVSVETP; encoded by the coding sequence ATGCTAGGAACACTCAGTAAAATGAAATCCCAACTCAGCAATGTGGTTGAATACCACCTGCCTGTTGGCGATGAACTACTTCCACTCAACCCACTGATTGGCAAGCACCTCAAGCTCACCCACACAGGCAATATCTATTGTGATGCCTGCGGAAAGAAAACCAAAAAAAGCTACTCTCAAGGCCATTGCTTCCCATGCATGAAGAAATTAGCACGTTGTGACATGTGTATCATGAAACCGGAAACTTGCCACTTCGCTCAAGGGACATGCCGTGAACCTGAATGGGGAGAGGAGAACTGTATGGTTCCCCATTATGTCTACCTATCGAATACATCCGGCTTAAAAGTCGGTATCACGCGTCATACCCAATTGCCAACCCGCTGGATTGACCAGGGTGCAACACAAGCATTACCTATTTTGAAGGTAAAAACGCGCCAAATATCCGGCCTTGCCGAAATAGCACTAGCCGAGCTAGTGGCGGACAAAACCAATTGGCGGGCAATGCTCAAAGGGGATAATTCACCTATCGCACTTAAGGAAGAGGCCCAACGCCTATTGCCGGAGGTAGCCCAAAAGGTTAATCAATTGCTTGAGTTATACGGGGAGGATGCGGTAGAACAGCTTGAAGAAGAGATCGTAGAGATCCAGTACCCTGTCACTGAGTACCCGAAAAAAATAGCGTCGCACAACTTCGACAAAGAGCCAGTTGTCGAAGGCATATTATTGGGGATCAAAGGCCAGTACCTGATTTTTGACACCGGCGTCATAAACATCCGCAAATTCACCAGCTATGAAGTCTCGGTTGAAACGCCATAA
- a CDS encoding NCS2 family permease — protein sequence METIADKPALSIAKWFDFKGNNTNLKTEIIAGLTTFATMAYMVAVVPGMMSKGGIPFESALTVTVLMTVITTIAMALYTNRPFVLGPGLGSVAIFSFTLLGNDVPLSIAAGIVFISGVLFMLVSFLGVRDFVVRIIPHSVKVSVGVGIGLFIALLGFKQAGIVIADPRKNVLVFGDLASMEVITAVLGFFMVLFFVSRKIQGGIILAVILTTLLSLPLGITSIPANFFSVPGSIDNMVFQLDVLGALSPAYLPFLLAFFIPDFFSTLGAMLGIGAQAGYLDKDGNLPGIEKNFHVDSSATTFGALFSCPVMTTYVESSAGVESGGRTGFTALVTAACFCLTLFLAPLAGMIPTVATAPVLMYIGIAMMSSMKKINYDDITEYLPAFVCVVMSVFSFNAGNGIAAAMLVYAFLKLATGRYKEDHWSVYVIASSMIYYFYIISSH from the coding sequence ATGGAAACTATCGCTGACAAACCAGCTTTGAGTATTGCTAAGTGGTTTGACTTTAAGGGAAATAACACCAATTTAAAAACCGAAATTATCGCCGGTCTCACCACGTTTGCGACTATGGCCTACATGGTCGCTGTCGTTCCGGGAATGATGAGCAAAGGCGGTATTCCGTTCGAGAGCGCGCTGACCGTCACGGTATTGATGACAGTGATCACGACGATTGCGATGGCACTTTACACCAACCGGCCTTTTGTCCTGGGCCCTGGTCTTGGCAGCGTTGCGATCTTCTCATTCACCCTGCTAGGCAATGACGTCCCTCTCAGTATCGCTGCCGGTATTGTCTTTATCAGCGGCGTATTGTTCATGCTGGTCTCCTTCCTCGGCGTTCGCGACTTTGTAGTCCGGATTATCCCGCACAGCGTGAAAGTTTCTGTAGGTGTCGGCATCGGTTTGTTTATCGCCCTGTTGGGATTTAAGCAGGCGGGTATTGTTATCGCCGATCCCCGAAAGAATGTGCTGGTTTTCGGGGATCTCGCCTCAATGGAAGTAATCACCGCTGTACTCGGCTTTTTCATGGTCCTCTTCTTCGTTTCTCGGAAGATCCAAGGCGGTATCATTCTGGCTGTTATCCTCACCACCCTTCTCAGCCTTCCTTTGGGGATCACATCTATTCCGGCTAACTTCTTTAGCGTACCAGGCAGTATTGATAACATGGTATTCCAGCTCGACGTGCTAGGTGCCCTCAGTCCTGCATACCTGCCATTTTTGTTGGCCTTCTTTATTCCTGACTTCTTCTCTACACTGGGAGCCATGCTCGGGATAGGCGCGCAAGCAGGTTACTTGGATAAAGACGGCAACCTACCGGGTATCGAAAAGAACTTTCATGTTGACTCCAGTGCCACAACCTTTGGCGCGCTTTTCTCATGCCCAGTTATGACAACCTATGTAGAAAGTTCGGCCGGGGTTGAGTCTGGTGGGCGTACTGGCTTCACAGCTTTAGTGACCGCTGCCTGCTTCTGCCTCACCCTCTTTCTTGCCCCTTTGGCAGGAATGATACCTACCGTTGCCACAGCGCCTGTGCTGATGTACATCGGTATAGCAATGATGAGCTCAATGAAGAAAATCAACTATGACGACATCACAGAATATCTGCCTGCGTTCGTTTGTGTGGTAATGAGCGTCTTTAGCTTTAACGCGGGGAATGGTATTGCAGCCGCTATGTTGGTATACGCCTTCTTAAAGCTAGCCACAGGACGGTACAAGGAAGATCACTGGTCTGTATATGTGATTGCCTCTTCGATGATTTACTACTTCTATATCATCTCTTCACATTAA
- a CDS encoding cytochrome c: MKKILVAGGVMLAASVSATPFEKPEDAIEYRQAAFTMIATNFGDLAEMVKGRKEWDQQTFSQRAQFISQLSYMPEEAFKVDGTDKGQTKAKPEIWSDWDGFSVKLDKFQTDMANLAKVSLDGDERATKRAFGEAAKNCKSCHSDYKYR, translated from the coding sequence ATGAAAAAAATTCTTGTTGCAGGAGGTGTTATGCTTGCAGCCAGTGTATCTGCAACGCCTTTTGAAAAGCCCGAAGATGCAATTGAATATCGCCAAGCCGCTTTTACCATGATCGCGACTAACTTTGGTGATTTGGCAGAAATGGTTAAGGGACGCAAAGAGTGGGATCAGCAAACATTTAGCCAACGCGCCCAGTTTATTTCGCAGTTGTCCTATATGCCAGAAGAAGCTTTTAAAGTGGATGGAACGGATAAGGGCCAGACCAAAGCCAAGCCAGAAATTTGGTCTGATTGGGACGGTTTCAGTGTTAAGCTGGACAAGTTTCAAACCGATATGGCGAATTTAGCTAAAGTATCGCTAGACGGTGACGAGCGAGCGACGAAGCGTGCATTTGGTGAAGCGGCTAAAAATTGCAAGTCTTGCCATAGTGATTATAAGTATCGCTAA
- a CDS encoding TetR family transcriptional regulator, whose product MPKRSKEDTEITIQTIMDAVVDQILTLGYDKMSYTTLSKQTGISRTGISHHFPKKQDFATALDGRIFRLFVEKLDLDNGLAGFSSSWITALDDEKFKATLRLLFHHIASSETTSEFAKRGIDRLYNLCLERFGEESQKELEWLLGKSLIRLVR is encoded by the coding sequence ATGCCAAAGCGTAGTAAAGAAGATACTGAAATTACCATCCAAACGATTATGGATGCGGTGGTGGATCAAATTTTGACGTTGGGATACGACAAAATGTCTTACACCACCCTGAGCAAGCAAACGGGGATCTCTCGTACAGGCATTAGCCACCACTTCCCTAAAAAGCAAGATTTCGCCACTGCATTGGATGGCCGTATTTTCCGGTTGTTTGTCGAGAAGCTCGATCTTGATAATGGCTTGGCTGGCTTTTCTTCAAGCTGGATTACGGCACTGGATGATGAAAAGTTTAAAGCGACATTGCGTCTTCTGTTTCATCATATTGCCTCTTCAGAAACGACCAGTGAATTTGCTAAGCGTGGCATTGATAGGCTCTATAATCTATGCCTTGAGCGTTTTGGCGAGGAAAGTCAGAAAGAGCTTGAGTGGTTGCTGGGCAAGTCGTTAATTAGGCTGGTTCGCTAA
- a CDS encoding phosphotransferase yields MNRTQLKKIAEFSYKTMFRQAPQLSEIHETFYGWVVFLASEKAKVVVKFTREIGRQAKEIKGLERLRQALPCPVPEVLYFGREEGYEFIMLEWLEGISAHQIPNDPIAINRFSQSYLTLLHTLHEINAPQGFESEQGQFHTSLPTAFSDWMGSVYRYIISEVSPFSPAQKQAYQSLWAMKEEILSTASPVSSLIHDDCHIGNILVDPKSFEVSGVLDPCDVGFKHREMDIFHLYDVRPELRLAERYQQDVSLPPGFEIRRWFFSLWDDAKHSRNMGWYDEAWIQNKLSTFNQTAKAEYGTVLF; encoded by the coding sequence TTGAATAGAACACAGCTAAAAAAGATCGCAGAGTTTAGCTATAAAACAATGTTTCGTCAGGCACCACAGCTCAGTGAAATTCATGAAACTTTTTATGGTTGGGTGGTTTTCCTCGCATCTGAAAAAGCCAAGGTTGTGGTGAAATTTACCCGTGAGATTGGGCGGCAGGCTAAGGAGATTAAGGGGCTCGAACGTCTGCGACAAGCGTTACCATGCCCAGTACCGGAGGTTTTGTATTTCGGACGGGAAGAGGGTTACGAATTTATCATGCTGGAGTGGTTGGAAGGAATTTCGGCCCATCAAATACCCAATGATCCCATCGCTATAAACCGTTTTTCTCAAAGCTATCTTACGCTTTTGCACACTTTGCATGAGATCAATGCCCCACAGGGATTTGAATCAGAACAGGGACAATTTCACACCAGTTTGCCTACGGCTTTTTCAGATTGGATGGGGTCGGTATACCGATACATTATTAGTGAGGTTTCACCTTTTTCTCCGGCCCAGAAACAAGCTTACCAATCTCTCTGGGCGATGAAGGAAGAAATTCTGTCCACAGCATCGCCGGTATCTTCGTTAATCCATGATGATTGCCATATAGGGAATATTCTGGTTGACCCGAAAAGTTTTGAGGTCAGCGGCGTGCTTGACCCCTGTGATGTTGGGTTTAAGCACCGGGAAATGGATATCTTCCATCTTTATGATGTGAGGCCTGAATTAAGGCTAGCCGAACGCTACCAGCAAGACGTGAGCCTGCCTCCGGGGTTTGAAATTAGGCGCTGGTTCTTCAGCCTGTGGGATGATGCTAAACACAGCAGAAATATGGGCTGGTATGATGAAGCTTGGATACAGAACAAACTGTCTACATTTAATCAGACAGCGAAAGCAGAATATGGCACAGTGTTGTTTTAG
- a CDS encoding LysR family transcriptional regulator codes for MNLDTKWLEDFLMLADMQHFSRAAEARHITQPAFGRHIKALEKAVGHTLIDRTTTPISLTAAGRQFRTIAQNLVSQMEAGVKMLNGIEQPLQNPIRIATPHSLSSPTLLDLTEFINQEHNLHFSIDILRVDFAVEALTEASCDFLLGFEILSLLQPPFQNLCIGHGDFLLVSAADERGGALYNPLEMKCPILKYSAESYSARLIEQYQPKFESLNTYPVFESSMCQLHKDMALRGKGLAWLPDAQIRQELDTGKLIAVSPQQFRLPYQIRLYRNSAPLRQDAQQLWDYLQHSVKTGWQINRSWQPN; via the coding sequence ATGAACCTAGATACAAAATGGCTCGAAGACTTCTTAATGCTGGCAGACATGCAGCATTTTTCCCGAGCAGCAGAAGCCAGACATATCACCCAGCCTGCATTTGGCCGCCATATCAAAGCGCTGGAGAAAGCTGTCGGCCACACATTGATTGACCGAACGACAACACCTATTAGCCTCACCGCCGCTGGCAGACAATTCCGAACCATTGCCCAAAACCTGGTTTCACAGATGGAGGCAGGAGTAAAGATGCTCAATGGCATTGAGCAACCCCTGCAAAATCCGATTCGCATCGCCACGCCCCACTCGCTGTCATCACCGACTCTGCTGGATTTGACAGAATTCATCAATCAAGAGCACAACCTACACTTTTCTATCGATATTTTACGGGTTGATTTTGCCGTGGAGGCGCTAACCGAAGCAAGTTGCGATTTTTTGCTAGGCTTCGAAATTCTCTCGCTGCTTCAGCCGCCATTTCAGAACCTGTGTATCGGCCATGGTGACTTTCTGCTGGTTTCCGCCGCAGACGAACGAGGAGGTGCACTATACAACCCGCTGGAAATGAAATGCCCGATACTCAAATACAGCGCAGAATCATACAGTGCAAGGCTTATCGAGCAGTATCAACCGAAATTCGAATCACTCAATACTTACCCGGTGTTTGAAAGTTCGATGTGTCAACTCCATAAGGATATGGCATTAAGGGGAAAAGGGTTGGCTTGGTTACCCGATGCCCAAATACGCCAAGAACTGGATACCGGCAAGCTGATTGCCGTCTCCCCGCAACAATTCCGGCTTCCTTACCAGATCAGGCTATACCGCAATTCCGCCCCTTTACGACAAGATGCCCAGCAACTATGGGACTATCTGCAACACAGCGTAAAAACAGGTTGGCAAATCAACCGGTCATGGCAGCCCAACTAA
- a CDS encoding hotdog fold thioesterase, whose product MSIWKKSFTLESLNETSVNTLVEHLGIEYSAFDDNSLSAVMPVEPRTHQPLGMLHGGASVVLAETLGSLAANMCVDDGKYCVGLDINANHLRAMRSGHVVGKAYPVHLGATTQVWQIDIKDPRGRMVCTSRLTIAVMRHKKAV is encoded by the coding sequence ATGAGTATTTGGAAAAAATCCTTCACTCTTGAAAGTTTAAATGAGACGTCCGTAAATACGCTAGTCGAGCACCTGGGAATTGAGTATTCGGCGTTTGACGACAACAGTCTCTCTGCGGTTATGCCTGTTGAGCCTCGTACACATCAACCACTAGGGATGTTGCATGGTGGCGCCTCGGTAGTACTAGCCGAGACCTTGGGCTCTCTGGCTGCCAATATGTGCGTCGATGACGGTAAATATTGTGTCGGTCTTGATATCAATGCCAACCACCTTCGAGCAATGCGTAGTGGTCATGTTGTCGGCAAGGCCTATCCAGTTCACCTAGGGGCGACAACCCAGGTATGGCAGATTGATATCAAGGATCCACGGGGCCGAATGGTATGTACCAGCCGGTTGACGATTGCGGTAATGAGACACAAGAAGGCGGTGTAA
- a CDS encoding M48 family metallopeptidase: MNRFQPLATAGIIASAIALTACSSSPTGRQQVLLFSEQDMSQLGAQSFDALKEQEKVHTDAKTNQYVQCVTDALTTRLGGSQAAGQWEVVVFDSDQVNAFALPGGKIGVYTGLLNVATNQDQLATVIGHEIGHVLAQHSNERLSRTQLANMGLQISSAAMGGADYHDAAMAGLGLGVQYGVLMPYGRAQESESDIIGLRLMAEAGFDPNESVSLWKNMAKASGGNQPPELLSTHPSHSSRIDDLRAEIAKLPSYSTAKPQCRM; this comes from the coding sequence ATGAATCGCTTTCAACCTCTCGCGACTGCGGGCATTATTGCCTCGGCAATCGCACTTACAGCTTGCAGTAGCTCCCCGACGGGCAGGCAGCAAGTATTGCTGTTCTCTGAACAAGATATGTCTCAGTTAGGGGCACAGTCATTCGATGCCTTAAAAGAACAAGAAAAAGTCCATACGGACGCAAAAACCAATCAGTACGTTCAATGTGTTACTGATGCACTGACAACCCGCCTTGGTGGATCTCAGGCTGCAGGGCAATGGGAAGTCGTAGTCTTTGACAGCGACCAGGTTAACGCCTTCGCCTTGCCCGGAGGTAAAATCGGCGTCTATACCGGCCTGTTGAACGTTGCGACCAATCAAGATCAACTTGCGACTGTCATTGGCCACGAAATTGGCCATGTCCTGGCCCAGCACAGCAACGAGCGGCTGTCGCGAACTCAACTTGCCAACATGGGTCTGCAAATTTCCAGCGCCGCTATGGGCGGAGCTGATTACCATGATGCGGCAATGGCGGGCTTAGGCCTTGGAGTGCAATATGGTGTCTTGATGCCTTACGGCCGAGCCCAAGAATCTGAATCAGATATTATTGGCCTGAGATTAATGGCTGAAGCTGGCTTCGACCCAAATGAAAGCGTCAGCCTATGGAAGAACATGGCGAAAGCATCAGGAGGCAATCAACCGCCAGAACTGCTATCGACCCACCCGTCTCACTCAAGCCGGATCGATGACTTACGGGCGGAAATCGCCAAGTTGCCAAGTTACAGCACGGCAAAACCACAATGTAGAATGTAA
- a CDS encoding RimK/LysX family protein: protein MRKSAVYFALVLLAGCAQQSGQQTVPTPVPEIGGGVTEQPVTPPVVETQPPVIPESLPEPKPEPEVKPDPKPQPVVTKTDDGKLILGSEEWLWIAQAQQHIRAKVDGGKSLSSIGVSNVQAFERDGKDWVKFSAGGQEVELPVERWLKKKSDSPQAVVKLRAKLGELNELTEFALTAGKGIVLGVNFIRDVAVVDSNRKYVQPKVK, encoded by the coding sequence ATGAGAAAGTCGGCAGTATATTTTGCGCTAGTATTGCTAGCGGGTTGTGCCCAGCAGTCAGGACAACAGACAGTGCCTACGCCCGTACCAGAAATTGGCGGAGGCGTTACAGAGCAACCAGTCACTCCGCCGGTTGTTGAAACTCAGCCTCCAGTGATCCCTGAGTCGCTCCCTGAGCCAAAACCTGAACCCGAGGTTAAGCCAGACCCCAAACCGCAGCCGGTTGTAACCAAGACTGATGACGGTAAATTAATCTTGGGTAGTGAGGAATGGCTATGGATAGCCCAAGCACAGCAACACATTCGAGCCAAGGTCGATGGTGGTAAGTCACTTTCTTCTATTGGTGTCAGCAATGTTCAGGCATTTGAACGGGACGGCAAGGATTGGGTCAAGTTCAGTGCAGGGGGGCAAGAGGTTGAATTGCCGGTCGAGCGTTGGCTCAAGAAGAAAAGCGATTCGCCTCAGGCTGTTGTTAAATTGAGGGCGAAATTGGGTGAGCTCAATGAGCTAACCGAGTTTGCGCTCACGGCTGGCAAAGGGATTGTGCTGGGGGTGAACTTTATCCGCGATGTTGCTGTGGTAGACAGTAATCGGAAGTATGTTCAACCCAAGGTGAAGTAA
- a CDS encoding adenosine deaminase, translated as MKTAPITLTEFYHRFPKADLHYHLLGGVRLETMLWFANKYDIVLSELEAKAYYRAYQAETGIVKGGIEALTFLYQLMREPSDYAKVLLEVAEDAHACGVKYIETFWNPSDTPLSYAEVTCALADAIDSAYQNMGIVIRLIPSINREKSPEQAIAMVEDMIAAPHPYVLGIGIDYKEHDAPVEKFWKAYRLAKQHGYKLTAHCSEFGLHWRNVETGIELIGVDRIDHGYTIIDNPALTKEYAEKGIPFTVIPSNTYYFKQWPRYQDWCWHHPIRAMAKAGMNIIPCTDDWHIHNTDSANCYRVMVEDFGFDLESLKQMMLNSIEACWMPDSTKQQWLAEWSDEFDLLRSKLTAEPSISPEMKICYRR; from the coding sequence GTGAAAACAGCTCCAATCACGCTCACAGAATTCTATCACCGCTTTCCTAAAGCCGATCTTCACTACCACCTGCTAGGTGGGGTTAGGCTTGAAACTATGTTGTGGTTTGCAAACAAATACGACATTGTACTCAGTGAACTTGAAGCCAAAGCCTACTACCGTGCTTATCAAGCAGAAACGGGAATTGTAAAAGGCGGCATTGAGGCACTTACCTTCCTCTACCAGTTAATGCGTGAACCGAGCGACTATGCCAAAGTACTGCTGGAGGTCGCTGAAGACGCCCATGCTTGTGGTGTTAAGTATATCGAGACATTCTGGAACCCATCGGATACCCCCCTGAGCTACGCCGAAGTCACGTGTGCACTCGCTGATGCGATTGACAGTGCTTACCAGAACATGGGAATCGTTATTCGCCTGATCCCTTCTATCAACCGCGAGAAGTCACCGGAACAAGCCATCGCCATGGTGGAGGACATGATTGCTGCCCCCCACCCCTATGTGCTTGGTATCGGCATTGACTACAAAGAGCACGACGCCCCGGTTGAAAAGTTTTGGAAGGCATACCGTTTGGCAAAGCAGCATGGCTACAAACTGACAGCCCATTGCTCTGAGTTTGGCTTACATTGGCGCAACGTCGAAACCGGCATTGAGCTGATCGGCGTTGATCGTATTGATCATGGTTATACCATCATTGATAATCCAGCCCTGACCAAAGAGTACGCCGAGAAAGGGATCCCTTTTACCGTTATCCCATCCAATACCTACTACTTCAAACAGTGGCCGCGCTACCAAGACTGGTGCTGGCATCACCCTATCAGGGCGATGGCCAAGGCTGGTATGAACATCATTCCCTGTACCGACGACTGGCATATACACAACACAGACAGTGCCAACTGTTACAGGGTAATGGTCGAAGACTTTGGTTTTGACCTTGAGAGTTTGAAACAAATGATGCTCAACAGTATTGAAGCCTGCTGGATGCCTGACAGTACTAAGCAACAATGGCTAGCGGAATGGAGCGATGAGTTCGATCTGCTCAGATCAAAATTAACCGCTGAGCCAAGCATCTCGCCAGAAATGAAAATTTGCTACCGACGCTAA